One genomic window of Evansella cellulosilytica DSM 2522 includes the following:
- a CDS encoding DEAD/DEAH box helicase, with translation MFKLNNELTLLLINEPTLGLLLYNKQNKDDHTLMLKQKLFANDPDSFYGLAYSIKDFSVTKNDEKTSYAGIWFPLNKVSALFKLYKNQNVLLDECSTYLIEHLMNVEELANTRKVIPTRDANWSIDKSVSQSNPPLFPYMVERGETGLKIKRMQEEDWKQFIHSFIQYMMCSTSLYESHVKPYVDDLLSTETNEAMTTWTKSLQIPLKCYTLSQHLYPLCLKKWNGKTDDPFQVVLLIHEPEAENSPWTIELYMKEWVSEKIVPIKSLFEGDHPFLVNPFPYYKMLYSNIKNIVPINRMCFDTPTLMLSLEELTDLLMHKTDEIEAASIAILIPDRWKENHVIPQAKGVIYSEEEGSNSQSTNWRNSKISLSFLIDNHEISEFQFKQWVEEKRQLIFFNNHWVKWDLLQAEKLLKEYELASVSEELIYDVWRQTLAPNNLEEQRSDATIQWCLDKSVLNTFSLYSHHQLEDKWSNTLRSYQKEGALWLLKMRAAKLGACLADDMGLGKTVQTIAYLETVKLKENENQPFLIVCPTSLVENWVSEIQSFAPSFTFYVHAGKPSERRAMLQNCKVDIIISSYPLTLRDSQYFEKQNWSALILDEAQRIKNVNSKQRKAIKNINSNHKIALTGTPIENEPKEIWSLIDLLNPGFLRDEEWFTKNFLTNKNVEQALDKLKTLVNPFILRRTKKQFKHELMLPNKKEIKHIIALTKEQKVLYEAVVEELLEDLPSYSMLEKRSRLFQAITQLKQICNHPAHFTKESNIANMKGRSNKWDTCMSLLAHNQVEAKQTLLFTQYRYIGNLLQKAIAKELNTTVPFFHGQLSMKDRQNMITSFQAERRYPVMIISLRAGGFGLNLTNASEVIHYDRWWNPAVEDQATDRVYRIGQKRDVTVHTFISEGTIEQKLDNLLQEKKALQQSLLQSTSVPLWELNDTEIASLLKLR, from the coding sequence GTGTTTAAACTTAATAACGAATTAACTTTGCTCTTAATAAATGAGCCTACACTAGGCTTGTTGCTATACAATAAACAAAATAAAGATGATCATACATTAATGTTAAAGCAAAAATTATTTGCGAATGACCCAGATTCATTTTATGGGTTAGCTTATAGTATAAAAGATTTTTCAGTAACAAAAAACGATGAAAAAACAAGCTATGCAGGGATATGGTTTCCCTTAAACAAAGTTAGTGCACTATTTAAATTATATAAAAATCAAAATGTCTTATTAGACGAATGCTCCACCTACTTAATAGAGCACCTGATGAATGTCGAAGAATTAGCAAATACCCGGAAAGTAATACCGACGAGAGATGCAAACTGGTCTATTGACAAAAGTGTCTCACAAAGCAATCCCCCCCTATTTCCATACATGGTTGAACGAGGGGAAACTGGTTTAAAAATTAAAAGAATGCAAGAGGAAGATTGGAAGCAGTTTATCCATTCGTTTATTCAATACATGATGTGTTCTACTTCACTTTATGAATCACATGTCAAACCGTACGTGGATGATTTACTCTCTACTGAAACAAATGAAGCAATGACAACATGGACGAAATCATTACAAATACCATTAAAGTGTTATACACTATCACAACATTTGTATCCACTCTGCCTTAAAAAGTGGAATGGTAAAACGGATGATCCATTTCAGGTCGTCTTACTTATTCACGAACCAGAAGCCGAAAATTCACCTTGGACAATTGAGCTTTACATGAAGGAATGGGTATCAGAAAAAATTGTTCCTATTAAATCTTTATTTGAAGGCGATCATCCTTTCTTAGTTAATCCATTCCCGTATTATAAAATGCTGTACTCCAACATAAAAAATATTGTTCCAATAAATAGGATGTGCTTCGATACCCCGACTTTAATGTTGTCACTCGAAGAGTTAACTGATTTATTAATGCATAAAACAGATGAGATTGAGGCTGCTAGCATTGCAATCCTCATCCCTGATCGTTGGAAGGAAAACCATGTAATACCTCAAGCAAAGGGAGTCATCTACTCAGAAGAAGAAGGTAGTAACAGCCAATCAACAAATTGGCGAAACAGCAAAATTTCTTTATCTTTTCTTATTGATAATCATGAAATAAGTGAATTTCAATTTAAACAGTGGGTTGAAGAAAAACGACAGCTTATATTTTTTAACAATCATTGGGTGAAGTGGGATCTACTCCAAGCAGAGAAATTGTTAAAAGAATATGAGTTAGCATCTGTAAGCGAAGAATTGATTTATGATGTTTGGCGTCAAACGCTGGCTCCAAACAACCTTGAAGAGCAAAGAAGCGATGCTACAATTCAGTGGTGTCTTGATAAAAGTGTATTAAATACATTTTCTCTATATTCACATCACCAATTAGAAGATAAGTGGTCAAACACATTGCGTTCATATCAAAAAGAAGGTGCACTATGGCTCTTAAAAATGCGAGCAGCGAAACTCGGGGCATGTTTAGCAGACGATATGGGATTAGGTAAGACAGTTCAAACGATCGCCTATCTAGAAACAGTAAAGTTAAAAGAGAATGAAAATCAACCTTTTCTCATCGTTTGTCCAACTAGTTTAGTCGAAAATTGGGTGAGTGAAATTCAATCTTTCGCACCATCATTTACTTTTTATGTTCATGCTGGAAAGCCTTCTGAAAGACGTGCTATGTTACAGAATTGCAAAGTAGACATAATTATTTCTTCATATCCGTTAACATTAAGGGATAGCCAATATTTTGAAAAACAAAATTGGTCTGCACTTATTTTAGATGAAGCGCAAAGAATAAAAAACGTCAATTCTAAGCAAAGAAAAGCGATTAAAAATATTAACAGTAACCATAAAATTGCACTGACAGGAACACCTATAGAAAATGAGCCGAAAGAAATTTGGAGTCTGATTGATTTATTAAATCCGGGGTTTCTACGAGATGAAGAGTGGTTTACTAAAAATTTCTTAACAAATAAAAACGTAGAACAAGCATTAGATAAATTAAAAACGCTAGTAAATCCATTTATATTAAGACGAACAAAAAAGCAATTTAAACATGAATTAATGTTACCAAATAAAAAAGAAATCAAGCACATTATAGCATTAACAAAAGAACAAAAGGTTTTATATGAAGCTGTAGTTGAAGAGTTGTTAGAGGACCTCCCTTCGTACTCTATGTTAGAGAAAAGATCACGTCTGTTCCAAGCCATTACACAACTGAAGCAAATATGTAACCATCCTGCCCACTTTACAAAAGAATCAAATATAGCGAATATGAAGGGAAGATCTAATAAATGGGATACTTGTATGAGCCTACTAGCACATAACCAAGTAGAGGCTAAACAAACTTTACTTTTTACTCAATATCGTTATATCGGAAACTTATTACAAAAAGCGATTGCTAAAGAGCTAAACACAACGGTTCCATTTTTTCATGGACAATTATCAATGAAAGATCGTCAAAATATGATAACATCATTTCAAGCAGAGAGGCGTTATCCTGTCATGATCATTTCACTACGTGCAGGAGGCTTTGGATTAAACTTAACGAATGCTTCGGAAGTTATTCATTATGACCGTTGGTGGAACCCAGCAGTAGAAGACCAGGCGACCGATCGTGTTTATCGAATTGGACAAAAAAGAGATGTCACAGTTCACACATTTATAAGCGAAGGAACGATCGAACAAAAACTCGACAACCTATTACAAGAAAAAAAGGCATTGCAGCAGTCACTCCTTCAGTCAACGTCCGTACCATTATGGGAATTAAACGATACTGAAATAGCTTCACTGCTAAAGTTAAGATAA
- a CDS encoding BsuPI-related putative proteinase inhibitor, protein MKKFVIMVCMLSFITACGTGEGEESTESVPVTGQGEQHTDSENNDIDKEEKQGDQGGESMEYRDFLYSVDASLEDNALQVSITLKNEAESARKLEFSSGHQFDIIVKDQEGNVIYDYAADRMFTQAFIFEEVGESEALTFNDQWYSESLGDYEVLQVEATLLPFAIDDEEVEKGDISLTVTLTK, encoded by the coding sequence ATGAAGAAGTTTGTAATCATGGTTTGTATGTTGTCATTTATTACTGCTTGTGGTACGGGGGAAGGTGAAGAAAGTACAGAGTCTGTACCAGTGACTGGGCAAGGTGAACAGCATACTGATAGTGAAAACAATGATATAGATAAAGAAGAAAAACAAGGAGATCAGGGGGGAGAAAGTATGGAATATAGGGATTTTTTATATAGTGTAGATGCCTCTCTGGAAGACAATGCTTTACAAGTATCAATCACTTTAAAAAATGAAGCTGAATCTGCTCGTAAACTAGAATTTTCCTCTGGACATCAGTTTGATATCATCGTAAAAGATCAAGAGGGGAATGTTATATATGACTACGCAGCTGATCGTATGTTTACTCAAGCATTCATATTTGAGGAAGTGGGAGAAAGTGAAGCTTTAACATTTAACGATCAATGGTATTCAGAATCATTAGGTGATTATGAAGTGTTACAAGTTGAAGCGACACTTCTTCCTTTTGCTATTGACGATGAAGAGGTAGAGAAAGGTGATATAAGTCTAACAGTAACGCTCACAAAATAA